The Denitrificimonas caeni genome has a segment encoding these proteins:
- the gatA gene encoding Asp-tRNA(Asn)/Glu-tRNA(Gln) amidotransferase subunit GatA, which translates to MHQLTLANISKALTAKQFSARELTAHLLARIEHQDPQLNSFITVTADSALQQADAADQQRSNGNNAPLLGVPLAHKDLFCTAGVRTSCASKMLDNFIAPYSASVVTNLTQAGCISLGKLNMDEFAMGSSGETSFYGASKNPWDLTRVPGGSSSGSAVAVAARLVPAATGSDSGGSIRQPAAFTGLTGIKPTYGRISRWGMTAYASSFDQAGFLAHNAEDCAMLLQATAGFDERDSTSAQQPVDDYAAALTQPLQGLRIGLPKEYFDSRLDSRIGDVTQNAIAQLKQLGATFVDISLPTLPHAVPAYYVIASAEASTNLARFDGVRFGYRCKDPQNLEDMYARSRDEAFGDEVKRRIMMGTYALSTGYYDAYYLKAQKIRRLIKDDFVSAFKDVDLILGPTTPNLPWQLGSKVNDPVAAYLEDIYTVPANLAGIPGLSMPAGLVDGLPVGVQLLAPYFEEGRLLQVAHQFQQHTDWHTQAPAGF; encoded by the coding sequence ATGCACCAACTTACACTAGCCAATATATCTAAAGCGCTGACCGCCAAGCAGTTTTCTGCTCGCGAACTCACTGCGCATTTATTAGCGCGTATTGAGCATCAAGATCCACAGCTCAACAGCTTTATTACTGTCACCGCAGACAGCGCACTGCAACAAGCCGATGCCGCAGACCAACAGCGCAGCAACGGCAATAATGCACCACTGCTGGGTGTGCCTTTAGCGCACAAAGATTTATTCTGCACTGCCGGCGTGCGCACCAGTTGCGCCTCGAAGATGCTCGATAACTTTATCGCACCCTACTCTGCCAGCGTTGTGACAAATCTCACTCAAGCGGGTTGCATCAGCCTCGGCAAGCTCAACATGGACGAATTCGCCATGGGCTCCTCCGGCGAAACCAGTTTTTATGGCGCCAGCAAAAACCCATGGGATTTAACCCGGGTGCCTGGCGGTTCTTCCAGCGGGAGTGCCGTGGCGGTAGCAGCACGTTTAGTACCTGCAGCAACCGGGAGCGACAGTGGCGGCTCCATTCGTCAGCCGGCAGCCTTTACCGGCCTAACCGGAATCAAGCCAACCTACGGCCGCATCTCGCGCTGGGGCATGACTGCATATGCTTCGAGCTTTGATCAAGCCGGCTTTTTAGCGCACAACGCAGAAGACTGCGCCATGTTGCTGCAAGCCACGGCAGGCTTTGATGAGCGTGATTCCACCAGCGCGCAACAGCCTGTAGACGACTACGCCGCGGCTTTAACACAACCGCTGCAGGGTTTACGCATTGGTTTGCCCAAAGAATATTTCGATAGCCGCTTAGACTCACGCATTGGTGATGTTACTCAAAACGCCATTGCCCAGCTCAAACAGTTGGGCGCAACCTTTGTCGATATCAGCCTGCCCACCTTACCCCACGCGGTGCCTGCCTATTATGTGATTGCCTCAGCAGAAGCCTCCACTAACTTGGCACGCTTTGACGGTGTCCGTTTTGGTTACCGCTGCAAAGATCCGCAAAACTTAGAAGACATGTATGCCCGCTCACGGGATGAGGCCTTCGGTGATGAAGTCAAACGCCGCATCATGATGGGGACTTATGCTTTATCAACCGGTTACTACGACGCCTACTACTTAAAAGCGCAAAAAATTCGTCGCCTAATCAAAGACGACTTCGTCAGCGCTTTCAAAGATGTCGACCTAATTCTCGGCCCAACCACACCCAACTTGCCTTGGCAGCTGGGTAGCAAGGTCAATGATCCAGTTGCCGCCTACTTAGAAGACATTTACACCGTGCCTGCCAACCTTGCCGGCATTCCTGGTTTATCCATGCCAGCAGGCTTAGTAGATGGTTTACCGGTCGGCGTACAACTGCTCGCACCCTACTTCGAAGAAGGTCGTTTGCTGCAGGTTGCACATCAATTTCAACAACACACTGATTGGCACACTCAAGCGCCAGCCGGATTCTGA
- the gatB gene encoding Asp-tRNA(Asn)/Glu-tRNA(Gln) amidotransferase subunit GatB: MQWETVIGLEIHAQLATNTKIFSGSDTTFGAEPNTQASLIDLAMPGTLPVLNQEAVRMACMFGLAVDAHIAEHNIFARKNYFYPDLPKGYQTSQMDDPIVGLGHLDIALEDGSIKRVNITRAHLEEDAGKSLHEDFSGMTGIDLNRAGTPLLEIVSEPELSNAKEAVAYARAIHTLVRYLNICDGNMAEGSFRCDCNVSVRPKGQTELGTRTEIKNVNSFRFIERAINHEIQRQIELIEDGGTVDQETRLYDPNKDETRSMRSKEEANDYRYFPCPDLLPVHIPRDMLEELRAQLPELPTQKRERFASEFGLSSYDASVLSASRELADYFETVEQVCKDAKLAANWVMGDLSALLNKDNLDVSQSPVSAEQLGGMLLRIKDNTISGNIAKKVFEAMAQGAGDADQIIEQQGLKQVTDSGAIEALLDEVLAANAEQVEQYRASDENKRGKMFGFFVGQAMRASKGKANPQQVNQLLKSKLEQ, translated from the coding sequence ATGCAATGGGAAACCGTGATCGGGCTGGAAATCCACGCACAGCTCGCAACTAACACTAAAATATTCTCTGGCAGTGACACCACTTTTGGTGCCGAGCCCAACACTCAAGCCAGCCTGATTGACTTGGCGATGCCGGGCACTTTGCCGGTACTCAACCAAGAAGCAGTACGCATGGCTTGTATGTTTGGTTTAGCGGTTGATGCACACATCGCTGAACACAATATTTTTGCTCGCAAAAACTACTTCTACCCAGACCTACCAAAAGGCTATCAAACCAGCCAAATGGATGACCCCATTGTGGGCTTGGGCCATTTAGACATTGCTTTAGAAGATGGCAGCATCAAACGGGTTAACATCACCCGTGCGCACCTTGAAGAAGATGCAGGAAAAAGCCTGCACGAAGACTTTAGCGGCATGACCGGCATCGACTTAAACCGTGCGGGCACACCTCTTTTAGAAATCGTTTCGGAACCCGAGCTGAGCAACGCTAAAGAAGCCGTAGCCTACGCCCGCGCCATCCATACTCTGGTGCGCTACTTAAACATCTGTGACGGCAACATGGCCGAAGGCTCGTTCCGCTGCGACTGTAACGTTTCAGTGCGTCCGAAAGGACAAACGGAGCTGGGTACCCGTACCGAGATTAAAAACGTCAACTCGTTTCGCTTTATTGAACGCGCCATTAACCATGAAATTCAGCGACAAATTGAATTGATTGAAGACGGTGGCACAGTAGATCAAGAAACACGCCTCTACGACCCCAATAAAGATGAAACGCGCTCCATGCGCAGTAAAGAAGAAGCCAACGACTACCGTTACTTCCCTTGCCCAGATTTACTGCCTGTGCACATCCCTCGCGACATGCTCGAAGAGCTGCGTGCGCAACTGCCAGAGCTACCCACTCAGAAACGTGAGCGTTTTGCCAGCGAGTTTGGCTTATCCAGCTACGATGCCAGCGTTTTATCCGCCAGCCGTGAGCTGGCTGACTACTTCGAGACCGTAGAGCAGGTCTGTAAAGATGCGAAGCTGGCCGCCAACTGGGTGATGGGGGACTTGTCCGCCTTACTCAACAAAGACAACTTGGACGTCAGTCAGTCTCCAGTCAGTGCCGAGCAATTGGGCGGTATGCTGCTGCGCATTAAAGACAACACCATTTCCGGCAACATTGCCAAGAAAGTCTTTGAAGCCATGGCCCAGGGCGCAGGTGATGCCGATCAAATTATTGAACAACAAGGCCTAAAGCAAGTCACAGACAGCGGTGCTATCGAAGCTCTACTGGATGAAGTGCTCGCCGCTAACGCTGAACAAGTTGAACAGTACCGCGCTAGCGATGAAAACAAACGTGGCAAAATGTTTGGTTTCTTTGTCGGCCAAGCGATGCGCGCCTCAAAAGGTAAAGCTAACCCGCAACAAGTCAACCAGTTGCTCAAGAGCAAGCTTGAGCAATAA
- a CDS encoding septal ring lytic transglycosylase RlpA family protein gives MRIYFLLAAFIFLGACSTQSSSPKLGSSGQASWYGAYHHGKKTASGERFNQNALTAAHRTLAFGTRVKVTNTLNNKSVTVRINDRGPYSKGRVIDLSRAAASKIDMIQNGVVPVRLQVLR, from the coding sequence ATGCGTATCTACTTTCTATTAGCTGCCTTTATTTTCTTAGGGGCCTGCTCCACTCAAAGTTCCAGCCCAAAGCTTGGCAGCAGCGGCCAAGCCTCGTGGTACGGCGCTTACCATCACGGTAAAAAAACTGCCAGCGGTGAACGCTTTAATCAAAACGCCCTCACTGCCGCCCACCGCACGTTAGCCTTCGGTACGCGCGTCAAAGTCACCAACACCCTAAACAACAAAAGCGTCACGGTACGCATCAATGATCGCGGTCCCTACAGCAAAGGTCGAGTCATTGACCTGTCCCGCGCGGCGGCGAGCAAAATTGATATGATTCAAAATGGTGTAGTACCAGTACGCCTGCAAGTATTGCGCTAA
- a CDS encoding calcium/sodium antiporter, whose product MSIVTFVYLIGGFILLVLGAEVLVRGAARLAARFGISPLIIGLTVVAFGTSAPEMAVSTQSAFLGQGDIAIGNVIGSNIFNVLVVLGLSALITPLLVSRQLVRFDVPIMIAAGFLAWFLALDGSYSRLDGLILFACIVTYTGYLIVSSLRAWRPGQAADIDDEYSAQVNPHRFASLINTAYVLAGLALLVGGSNLLVTGAVSLAQALGLSELVIGLTIIAVGTSLPELATSLIAAWKGERDIAVGNIVGSNLFNLLAVLGLAGLVSPEKIAIAQSAIDFDFPVMLAVLVACLPIFFAGYRISRWEGALFLGYYVAYTAYLIMQSKGDTFANAFADAMLGYVVPLTAITLLVIAARAWRIQRGLPIDSN is encoded by the coding sequence ATGTCTATTGTTACCTTTGTTTACCTGATCGGCGGCTTTATTTTACTTGTGCTTGGTGCTGAAGTATTAGTGCGCGGCGCTGCTCGTTTAGCCGCTCGCTTTGGTATTTCACCACTCATCATCGGCTTAACCGTGGTGGCCTTTGGTACCAGCGCACCAGAAATGGCGGTCAGCACCCAGTCAGCATTTCTGGGGCAAGGTGATATTGCGATTGGTAACGTCATTGGCAGTAATATTTTTAACGTACTGGTGGTCTTAGGCCTATCAGCGCTGATCACTCCTTTACTGGTGTCTCGCCAGCTGGTGCGCTTTGATGTGCCGATTATGATTGCCGCCGGTTTTCTTGCTTGGTTTTTAGCTCTAGACGGCAGCTACAGCCGCCTTGACGGGTTGATTTTATTTGCTTGTATTGTCACCTATACCGGCTACTTAATTGTCAGCAGTTTAAGAGCCTGGCGCCCTGGTCAAGCAGCCGATATCGATGACGAATACAGTGCACAGGTCAACCCCCACCGCTTTGCTTCACTGATTAATACCGCTTATGTTTTAGCAGGTTTAGCACTACTGGTGGGTGGCTCTAACTTACTGGTAACCGGTGCTGTCAGCCTTGCACAAGCCTTAGGCTTATCTGAGCTGGTGATTGGCTTAACCATCATCGCCGTCGGCACTTCACTACCAGAGCTGGCCACTTCGTTAATTGCAGCCTGGAAAGGTGAGCGCGATATTGCCGTAGGGAATATTGTTGGCAGTAACTTATTTAACCTGCTCGCGGTGCTGGGCTTAGCGGGCTTAGTTTCCCCAGAAAAAATCGCCATCGCACAAAGCGCCATTGATTTTGACTTTCCGGTGATGCTGGCTGTGCTGGTCGCCTGCTTACCTATTTTCTTTGCCGGCTACCGCATCAGTCGCTGGGAAGGTGCATTATTTTTAGGCTACTACGTGGCCTACACCGCCTACCTCATCATGCAAAGCAAGGGCGACACCTTTGCCAACGCCTTTGCCGATGCAATGCTTGGCTATGTGGTACCTTTAACCGCAATCACTCTTTTGGTTATTGCCGCCCGCGCTTGGCGTATTCAGCGCGGCTTGCCCATTGATAGCAACTAA
- the rsgA gene encoding small ribosomal subunit biogenesis GTPase RsgA: MAKRTLNRRQGWRINKIQDERLARAAKREERTLEELEGGDLGVEQHGLVIAHFGVQVEVEAEAPELAGQTYRCYLRANLPALVTGDRVVWRPGNQGLGIIVAQLPRHSELRRPDSRGTLKPVAANVDLIVIVFAPLPEPHANLIDRYIIAAEHAGIKPLLLLNKSDLLDPSGSSRAHNLLNTYHSLGYPLLEVSAYSGDGLEQLQAQLNNRVSVFVGQSGVGKSSLVNRLLPDTDTRVGALSELTGKGTHTTTTARLFHFPSGGQLIDSPGIREFGLGHVSVADVEAGFFEFQEFLGHCRFRNCSHEHEPGCALLEAVAAGKISTQRLASFKHIISGISQEQY, translated from the coding sequence ATGGCCAAACGCACACTGAATCGTCGCCAAGGTTGGCGCATTAATAAAATCCAAGATGAGCGTCTGGCGCGCGCTGCTAAACGCGAAGAGCGCACCCTTGAGGAGCTGGAAGGCGGTGATCTGGGCGTTGAGCAACACGGTCTAGTCATTGCCCACTTTGGCGTACAGGTCGAAGTAGAGGCTGAAGCCCCTGAGCTAGCAGGGCAAACCTACCGTTGTTACTTGCGTGCTAATTTGCCAGCCCTAGTGACTGGCGACCGCGTGGTGTGGCGCCCAGGCAATCAAGGCTTAGGTATTATTGTCGCGCAACTGCCGCGCCACAGTGAGTTGCGTCGCCCGGATTCTCGCGGCACCCTCAAACCTGTGGCAGCCAATGTGGACTTAATTGTCATTGTCTTTGCTCCACTCCCTGAGCCACATGCCAACCTGATTGACCGCTATATTATTGCTGCTGAGCATGCGGGGATTAAGCCATTACTCCTGCTCAACAAATCAGACTTACTCGACCCTAGTGGCAGCTCGCGGGCGCACAACCTACTCAATACCTACCACAGTCTCGGCTATCCACTATTAGAGGTTTCAGCGTACTCCGGTGATGGTCTTGAGCAGCTGCAAGCGCAGCTCAACAATCGAGTCAGCGTCTTTGTTGGGCAGTCAGGGGTGGGTAAGTCATCCTTAGTCAATCGCTTACTCCCGGACACCGACACGCGAGTCGGTGCTCTCTCTGAGCTCACCGGTAAGGGGACCCACACCACAACCACAGCGCGCTTGTTTCACTTTCCCTCGGGTGGTCAGCTGATTGACTCACCAGGCATTCGTGAGTTTGGCTTGGGCCATGTCAGTGTTGCCGATGTGGAAGCAGGCTTCTTTGAATTCCAAGAGTTTCTTGGGCATTGCCGCTTTCGTAACTGCAGTCATGAACATGAGCCGGGTTGCGCACTACTGGAGGCAGTCGCTGCAGGTAAAATTAGCACTCAGCGTCTGGCCAGTTTCAAGCATATTATTAGTGGCATCAGCCAAGAGCAGTATTAA